The proteins below come from a single Benincasa hispida cultivar B227 chromosome 4, ASM972705v1, whole genome shotgun sequence genomic window:
- the LOC120076427 gene encoding low affinity inorganic phosphate transporter 3-like encodes MASDQLQLLTVLDRAKTQFYHFTAVVIAGMGFFTDSYDLFCISLVTKLLGRIYYTVDGSPRPGTLPPAVAAAVNGVSLAGTLAGQLFFGWLGDKLGRKRVYGLTLILMVVCSIASGLSFGSSPTAVITTLCFFRFWLGFGIGGDYPLSATIMAEYSNKKTRGAFIAAVFAMQGFGILAGGTVAIIISSIFKTLFKAPPYAVDSVKSTVPEADYVWRIILMLGSLPALLTYYWRMKMPETPRYTALVANDNKKACDDMSKVLNMEIGQNVVNETQINTNSNSFGFFSKKFLQRHGIHLLGTATTWFLIDVAYYSQNLFQKDIFSAIGWLPQPKTMNALEEVLKIAKAQTLIALCGTVPGYWATVLLIDRLGRFFIQVVGFFFMTVLMFALAIPYHHWTGNPVGFVVMYGLTFFFANFGPNSTTFVVPAEIFPARFRSTCHGISAAAGKAGAIVGAFGFLYAAQSQDPSKTDAGYPPGIGMRNSLIILGVVNMFGLLFSFLVPESKGKSLEEMSKENQVEDQESKEQATGVEQV; translated from the coding sequence ATGGCCAGTGACCAGCTCCAGCTTCTGACCGTCCTTGACCGTGCAAAGACCCAATTCTACCACTTCACGGCGGTGGTAATCGCCGGAATGGGCTTCTTCACCGATTCCTACGATCTCTTCTGCATCTCTCTCGTCACCAAACTCCTCGGCCGCATTTACTACACCGTCGATGGCTCCCCTCGCCCCGGAACCCTCCCTCCCGCCGTCGCCGCCGCCGTCAACGGCGTCTCCCTCGCCGGCACTCTCGCCGGTCAACTCTTCTTTGGCTGGCTCGGCGACAAGCTCGGCCGGAAGCGCGTCTACGGCCTCACCCTCATCCTCATGGTCGTCTGTTCCATCGCCTCCGGTCTCTCCTTCGGCAGCTCCCCGACTGCCGTTATCACAACTCTCTGTTTCTTTCGATTCTGGCTCGGCTTCGGCATCGGCGGCGACTACCCTTTATCCGCCACCATAATGGCCGAATACTCCAATAAAAAAACCCGAGGCGCCTTCATCGCCGCCGTCTTTGCAATGCAGGGGTTCGGAATTCTCGCCGGCGGTACTGTAGCAATTATAATCTCCTCAATTTTCAAGACCCTTTTCAAAGCTCCACCCTACGCGGTGGACTCCGTGAAATCGACGGTTCCGGAAGCGGATTACGTATGGAGGATTATACTAATGTTGGGTTCCTTGCCGGCGCTTTTAACTTACTATTGGCGGATGAAAATGCCGGAAACACCGCGGTATACTGCCTTGGTTGCGAACGACAATAAGAAAGCTTGTGACGACATGTCGAAAGTATTGAATATGGAAATTGGTCAAAATGTGGTAAATGAGACCCAAATTAACAcaaattcaaattcatttgGGTTTTTTAGTAAGAAATTTTTGCAAAGACATGGGATTCATCTTTTAGGCACTGCCACTACTTGGTTTCTAATTGATGTAGCATATTATAGCCAAAATTTATTCCAAAAGGACATTTTTAGTGCTATTGGTTGGTTGCCACAGCCTAAAACAATGAATGCTTTAGAAGAGGTTCTCAAAATCGCCAAGGCTCAGACACTTATTGCCCTTTGTGGAACCGTTCCGGGTTACTGGGCCACAGTTCTTCTCATAGACCGGCTCGGTCGGTTTTTTATTCAGGTGGTTGGGTTTTTCTTCATGACGGTTCTTATGTTTGCGCTTGCTATTCCTTACCATCATTGGACCGGGAATCCTGTGGGGTTTGTTGTTATGTATGGACTTACTTTTTTCTTTGCTAATTTTGGTCCTAATAGTACTACTTTTGTTGTCCCTGCTGAGATTTTTCCGGCCCGTTTCCGGTCTACTTGTCATGGGATATCGGCTGCGGCTGGGAAAGCGGGGGCGATTGTTGGAGCTTTTGGGTTCTTGTATGCTGCTCAGAGTCAGGACCCGTCGAAGACCGATGCCGGTTACCCACCGGGGATTGGAATGAGGAATTCTTTGATCATTTTGGGAGTTGTTAATATGTTTGGGTTGCTTTTTAGTTTTTTGGTTCCGGAATCTAAAGGGAAGTCTTTAGAAGAAATGTCCAAAGAGAATCAAGTTGAAGATCAAGAAAGTAAAGAACAAGCTACTGGAGTTGAACAGGTTTAG
- the LOC120075286 gene encoding protein NODULATION SIGNALING PATHWAY 2: MINLLFPQFNFITHKINSLNSPMALAMDNLFNEITLSNYSTSTNNSDDHRHLAGNWNYGSPIVDWETFPDTHNDFHDLVDSMICIDNPPSPTEDREEEEDFKGLRLYHLLVAAADAVFGDHKSRDLAHVILVRLNELVSPSHGTNLQRLTAYYAQAFQDLLDSTPVSNKTHHHNHHLHRDDHTPTDVLAAFQLLQEMSPYVKFSHFTANQAILEAVAEDRRVHIVDYDIMEGIQWASLMQAFVSSPSAPHLRITAISRGANGRRSIGTVQETGRRLVAFAASIGQPFSFHQCKLDSDESFRPSGLKLVKGEALVVNCILHLPHFSYRSPESIGSFLSGTKSLNPRIVTLVEEEIGHGPTIDVDYKVQFLDSLERYSAIYDSLEAVIPMKNRARALVERVFLGPRISATLRRIGQRRWATAGAEENCLWGEKLEKMGLKPATISFANHCQARLLLGLFNDGYRVEELGNNKLVLGWKSKRLLSASIWVSSSLSSSSSSLSDSE, encoded by the coding sequence ATGATTAACCTTCTCTTtccccaatttaattttataactcaCAAAATCAACTCTCTAAACTCTCCCATGGCCTTGGCCATGGACAACCTTTTTAATGAAATCACTCTCTCCAATTACAGCACCTCCACCaacaactccgacgaccaccgCCACCTTGCCGGAAACTGGAACTATGGCTCTCCGATCGTCGACTGGGAAACCTTTCCCGACACCCACAATGACTTTCACGACCTCGTCGACTCGATGATATGCATCGACAATCCACCGTCTCCGACGGAGGATCGGGAGGAAGAAGAGGACTTCAAAGGCTTAAGGCTTTATCACCTTCTCGTGGCGGCGGCCGACGCCGTGTTCGGTGATCACAAGAGCCGCGATTTGGCTCATGTGATATTGGTTCGGCTTAATGAATTGGTTTCCCCTTCACATGGGACTAATCTCCAACGCCTCACTGCGTATTACGCCCAAGCTTTTCAGGATTTGCTCGATTCTACGCCGGTATCGAATAAAACCCATCATCACAACCACCATCTCCACCGTGATGACCATACTCCGACAGACGTTTTAGCGGCGTTTCAATTGCTACAGGAGATGTCCCCTTATGTAAAATTCAGCCATTTCACTGCAAATCAAGCGATTCTGGAAGCGGTTGCAGAGGATCGAAGAGTTCACATTGTGGATTACGATATTATGGAAGGGATTCAATGGGCGTCATTGATGCAAGCTTTTGTCTCGAGCCCATCAGCCCCACATCTCAGAATCACTGCTATTTCCAGAGGAGCCAACGGCCGGAGATCGATTGGGACGGTTCAAGAAACAGGGCGGCGATTGGTGGCGTTTGCAGCTTCAATTGGTCAACCCTTTTCGTTTCATCAATGTAAATTGGATTCCGACGAGAGTTTTCGTCCTTCTGGATTGAAATTAGTGAAAGGTGAAGCGCTTGTTGTGAATTGTATACTCCACCTTCCTCATTTTAGTTACCGTTCACCGGAATCGATCGGTTCTTTTCTCTCCGGCACCAAGAGTTTGAATCCGAGGATTGTGACTTTGGTCGAAGAGGAAATAGGACATGGACCCACCATTGACGTCGATTACAAGGTTCAATTCCTTGATTCATTAGAGCGTTACTCGGCGATTTATGACTCACTGGAAGCGGTGATTCCGATGAAAAACAGAGCAAGGGCATTGGTGGAGAGGGTTTTCCTCGGCCCAAGAATCTCGGCGACTCTGAGGCGAATCGGACAGCGGAGGTGGGCGACGGCGGGAGCGGAGGAGAATTGTTTGTGGGGAGAGAAATTGGAGAAGATGGGATTGAAGCCGGCGACGATTAGCTTTGCGAATCATTGCCAAGCGAGGCTATTGTTGGGTTTGTTCAATGATGGGTACAGAGTTGAGGAATTGGGCAATAATAAGCTTGTTTTGGGATGGAAATCGAAGCGTTTGCTTTCTGCATCCATTtgggtttcttcttctttatcatcttcttcgtcttctttaTCTGATTCCGAGTAG